A genomic window from Halorubrum lacusprofundi ATCC 49239 includes:
- the glyS gene encoding glycine--tRNA ligase — protein sequence MASEEIGELAKRRGFFFGSNGAYGGTAGFYTFGPQGAALKKNVEDAWRDRFTIREGNREIEAPTIMPEAVFEASGHLEGFDDMLVECPECGESHRADHLVEAVTEIEDAEALPGSEVEELIADNDIACPSCGTPLAGVTVEDFNLMFATDIGPGDGQPGYLRPETAQGIFVEFPRLKEYARGNLPFGITQIGPAYRNEISPRGGLLRLREFTQAELEQFIDPEEDEPPLDRVRDVSVRLYPATEQQAEDGEYVETTIGEAVDEEIIGSPWVGYYLGVAKEWYDRIGVDLDRFRFRQHLAGERAHYASDCWDAESEVDGDWIEIAGFSYRADYDLSKHDEYGDDAFTVFKRYDEPKTVERATVDPDMSVLGPEFGGDAAAVAEALETLAERDPDAFDSETVSVEVNGDDQTVDTDVANFSVETVTENGEHLTPHVVEPSFGVGRTVQTLLAHAYSEDEVDGEERTYLSLEPEVAPQDAAVFPLVTNDDRLTELADRVAADLREAGVAVAYDDSGSIGRRYRRQDEIGTPFCVTIDRDGIEGDGPETVTVRERDSAVQVRVPAEELATELTALRTGGEFDALVDRYETVATDVETN from the coding sequence ATGGCGTCCGAGGAGATCGGCGAGCTGGCGAAGCGGCGCGGGTTCTTCTTCGGCTCGAACGGTGCGTACGGCGGCACCGCCGGATTCTACACCTTCGGTCCGCAGGGCGCGGCGCTGAAGAAGAACGTCGAGGACGCGTGGCGCGACCGGTTCACCATCCGAGAGGGGAACCGCGAGATCGAGGCCCCGACGATCATGCCGGAAGCCGTCTTCGAGGCGTCCGGCCACCTAGAGGGGTTCGACGACATGCTCGTCGAGTGTCCCGAGTGCGGCGAGTCCCACCGCGCCGACCACCTCGTCGAGGCGGTCACAGAGATCGAGGACGCCGAGGCGCTGCCCGGGTCGGAAGTCGAGGAGCTCATCGCCGACAACGACATCGCCTGCCCGTCCTGTGGCACCCCGCTTGCGGGCGTGACGGTCGAGGACTTCAACCTCATGTTCGCGACCGACATCGGTCCCGGCGACGGCCAGCCCGGCTACCTGCGGCCGGAGACGGCACAAGGTATCTTCGTGGAGTTCCCGCGGCTGAAGGAGTACGCCCGCGGGAACCTCCCGTTCGGGATCACCCAGATCGGTCCGGCCTACCGCAACGAGATCTCGCCGCGCGGCGGGCTCCTCCGGCTGCGTGAGTTCACGCAGGCGGAACTGGAGCAGTTCATCGACCCCGAAGAGGACGAGCCGCCGCTGGACCGCGTGCGCGACGTGTCGGTCCGGCTGTACCCCGCGACCGAACAGCAGGCCGAGGACGGCGAGTACGTCGAGACCACGATCGGCGAGGCGGTCGACGAGGAGATCATCGGCTCCCCGTGGGTCGGCTACTACCTCGGCGTCGCGAAGGAGTGGTACGACCGGATCGGCGTCGACCTCGACCGCTTCCGGTTCCGCCAGCACCTCGCGGGCGAGCGCGCCCACTACGCGTCCGACTGCTGGGATGCGGAGAGCGAAGTCGACGGCGACTGGATCGAGATCGCGGGCTTCTCGTACCGCGCCGACTACGACCTCTCGAAACACGACGAGTACGGCGACGACGCGTTCACCGTGTTCAAGCGCTACGACGAGCCGAAGACGGTCGAGCGCGCAACCGTCGACCCCGACATGTCCGTGCTCGGCCCCGAATTCGGCGGGGACGCCGCCGCGGTCGCCGAGGCCCTCGAAACCCTCGCCGAGCGCGATCCCGACGCGTTCGACAGCGAGACGGTGTCGGTCGAGGTGAACGGCGACGACCAGACCGTCGACACCGACGTGGCGAACTTCTCGGTCGAGACGGTGACCGAGAACGGCGAGCACCTCACGCCGCACGTCGTCGAACCGTCCTTCGGCGTGGGCCGGACAGTCCAGACCCTGCTGGCGCACGCCTACAGCGAGGACGAGGTCGACGGCGAGGAGCGAACGTACCTCTCCTTAGAGCCCGAGGTCGCGCCGCAGGACGCCGCCGTCTTCCCGCTCGTGACCAACGACGACCGGCTCACCGAGCTGGCCGACCGCGTCGCAGCCGACCTCCGCGAGGCGGGGGTGGCGGTCGCGTACGACGACTCCGGCTCGATCGGGCGGCGCTATCGCCGCCAAGACGAGATCGGGACTCCGTTCTGCGTCACGATCGACCGCGACGGGATCGAGGGCGACGGCCCAGAGACGGTGACCGTCCGCGAGCGCGACTCCGCGGTGCAGGTCCGGGTCCCGGCCGAAGAGCTGGCCACGGAGCTGACCGCGCTCCGCACCGGCGGCGAGTTCGACGCGCTGGTGGACCGTTACGAGACAGTCGCGACCGACGTCGAGACCAACTGA
- a CDS encoding CBS domain-containing protein, translating to MNVSDAMTPRSDLVVVEIPGSRNDVLEYIQEFGFSSVPVVKDVDGDEVYRGLVSRNDLIEQPDEDQLALLMREVPTVDADDAIGDAAATMVAEDSRRLPVVDGDRLVGILTVTDVVRAIARGEIDGDTEVGGLATRAVNATYTETPLSVAEREIGLANVPYAVVLDDDAGLAGILTEVDVLAVARVVEGEASTGDSIAEQDSEWSWEGIKATGARYLPTRNVELPVGPVHHFMTADLVTVSDTRTAKEVAKELISNDIEQVPLVNGTDLDGIVRDVDLLEGL from the coding sequence ATGAACGTATCAGACGCCATGACGCCGCGTTCGGATCTCGTCGTCGTCGAGATCCCGGGGAGCCGGAACGACGTGTTGGAGTACATCCAGGAGTTCGGCTTCTCGTCGGTGCCGGTCGTGAAAGACGTCGACGGCGACGAGGTGTACCGCGGGCTCGTCTCCCGCAACGACCTGATCGAGCAGCCGGACGAAGACCAGCTCGCGCTGCTGATGCGCGAGGTGCCGACGGTTGACGCCGACGACGCGATCGGCGACGCCGCCGCCACGATGGTCGCCGAGGACTCGCGCCGGCTCCCGGTCGTCGACGGCGACCGACTCGTCGGCATTCTCACCGTCACCGACGTGGTTCGGGCCATCGCTCGCGGCGAAATCGACGGCGACACCGAGGTCGGCGGGCTCGCGACACGCGCGGTCAACGCGACCTACACGGAGACCCCGCTGTCGGTCGCCGAGCGCGAGATCGGGCTGGCGAACGTTCCCTACGCCGTGGTACTCGACGATGACGCCGGACTCGCCGGCATCCTCACCGAGGTCGACGTACTGGCGGTCGCCCGCGTCGTCGAGGGCGAGGCCAGCACGGGCGACTCCATCGCCGAACAGGACTCTGAGTGGTCGTGGGAGGGAATCAAGGCGACCGGTGCCCGCTACCTCCCGACCCGCAACGTGGAGCTGCCCGTGGGGCCGGTCCACCACTTCATGACCGCGGACCTCGTCACGGTCAGCGACACACGGACCGCGAAGGAGGTCGCGAAGGAACTCATCAGCAACGACATCGAGCAGGTGCCGCTGGTCAACGGCACCGACCTCGACGGCATCGTGCGCGACGTGGACCTGCTGGAGGGCTTATAA
- a CDS encoding DUF7556 family protein, protein MSRSSTPWDEPDPDHRRTALPTDPVLDATDSPDIMASIDSSSSRSELVIADVSRENAWVSVDETDATVLEEWC, encoded by the coding sequence ATGTCACGGAGTTCCACCCCATGGGACGAGCCGGACCCCGATCACCGTCGGACGGCGCTGCCGACAGATCCGGTCCTTGACGCCACGGACTCGCCGGACATCATGGCGTCCATTGACTCCTCGTCGTCGCGATCGGAACTCGTGATCGCTGACGTCTCCCGGGAGAACGCGTGGGTCTCGGTCGACGAGACCGACGCCACCGTCCTCGAAGAGTGGTGTTGA
- a CDS encoding ketopantoate reductase family protein — translation MEVLVYGAGALGSLVGGLLARVHEVTLVGRDPHMRRIREDGLRIDGEIEAHVRPRALTDGTHRSADLAVVTTKAYDTDAAARALATGEYDAVCSLQNGFTEERLVAALDPTVLAGTASYGARFIEPGRVTCTGVGEVVVGALSGGDDPLAKRVGSAFDEAEIETTVATDMPRRRYEKLAVNAGINGPSALARLSNGATLDGPGGEAAREAAREVARVARADGVTLDEDAAVDAVERVAADTAANRSSMCEDVAADRRTEVDAIYGAAIDRADRFGVPVPTCRAIASLIRAWEVGIGVRPGEDTTKASEE, via the coding sequence ATGGAAGTCCTCGTCTACGGCGCAGGCGCGCTCGGGAGCCTCGTCGGGGGGTTGCTGGCGCGGGTCCACGAGGTCACGCTCGTCGGGCGCGACCCGCACATGCGACGGATCCGCGAGGACGGGCTCCGGATCGACGGCGAGATCGAGGCTCACGTCCGCCCCCGTGCGCTCACCGACGGGACACACCGGTCGGCCGACCTCGCGGTGGTCACGACGAAGGCGTACGACACGGACGCGGCCGCGCGGGCGCTCGCGACCGGCGAGTACGACGCGGTCTGCTCGCTTCAGAACGGGTTCACGGAGGAGCGGCTGGTCGCGGCGCTCGACCCAACCGTGCTCGCGGGCACCGCGAGCTACGGCGCCCGGTTCATCGAGCCCGGCCGGGTGACCTGCACCGGCGTCGGCGAGGTCGTCGTCGGGGCGCTCTCGGGGGGCGACGATCCCCTCGCGAAGCGCGTCGGGAGCGCGTTCGACGAGGCGGAGATCGAGACGACCGTCGCCACGGACATGCCCCGGCGCCGGTACGAGAAGCTCGCGGTCAACGCGGGTATCAACGGTCCCTCGGCGCTCGCGCGGCTCTCGAACGGGGCGACCCTCGACGGGCCGGGTGGCGAGGCGGCCCGCGAGGCGGCCCGCGAGGTCGCGCGGGTTGCGCGGGCCGACGGGGTCACGCTCGACGAGGACGCGGCGGTCGACGCCGTCGAGCGCGTCGCCGCCGACACCGCTGCCAACCGGTCGTCGATGTGCGAAGACGTCGCCGCCGACCGCCGGACCGAGGTCGACGCGATCTACGGCGCAGCGATCGATCGCGCCGATCGGTTCGGGGTGCCGGTGCCGACGTGCCGGGCGATCGCGTCGCTGATCCGGGCGTGGGAGGTCGGAATCGGGGTTCGTCCGGGAGAAGACACTACAAAGGCGAGCGAGGAGTGA
- a CDS encoding succinylglutamate desuccinylase/aspartoacylase family protein codes for MITLGTARAPPGETDTGRLEVGETRDGSPVRLPVAVINGAEDGETLYLQAVSDGDELNGLGVVNRVVPRLDPAELSGTVLVVGVVNYFAFQVAEHRNPIDDRKMNRGYPGNEGGTTSERIAHATFQAAKQADLILDLHQGSTSRMINETRVRCGVRHHLHGDCLELAKAFGCGHVLDIKGPDGQLARAGPEHGIPTVDPELGGCVGWDEESIRYGVEGVFNVLRHYGFLDGDIELERQVRARGFDQYGSPAGGLVRFERELGERVSTGDLLYEVTDVFGELKARVTADDDGVFWRTRRLPQVAAGEYVCSVGTNVDKY; via the coding sequence ATGATTACGCTTGGAACGGCTCGCGCCCCGCCGGGCGAGACGGACACGGGCCGTCTCGAGGTTGGTGAGACGCGGGACGGGAGTCCCGTCCGGCTGCCGGTAGCAGTCATCAACGGCGCCGAGGACGGCGAGACGCTGTACCTGCAGGCAGTCAGCGACGGTGACGAGCTCAACGGGCTCGGCGTCGTCAACCGCGTCGTTCCCCGACTCGATCCGGCGGAGCTGTCGGGGACCGTTCTCGTCGTCGGCGTCGTCAACTACTTCGCGTTTCAGGTCGCGGAACACCGGAATCCGATCGACGACCGGAAAATGAACCGCGGGTATCCCGGCAACGAGGGCGGGACGACGAGCGAACGGATCGCCCACGCGACGTTCCAGGCCGCAAAGCAGGCGGACCTCATTCTAGACCTCCATCAGGGGTCGACCAGCCGGATGATAAACGAGACGCGGGTGCGCTGCGGGGTCCGCCACCACCTCCACGGCGACTGCTTAGAGCTGGCGAAGGCCTTCGGCTGTGGCCACGTCCTCGACATCAAGGGGCCGGACGGACAGCTCGCGCGCGCCGGCCCGGAACACGGTATCCCGACCGTCGACCCCGAACTCGGCGGCTGCGTCGGATGGGACGAGGAGTCGATCCGGTACGGGGTCGAGGGCGTGTTCAACGTGCTCCGCCATTACGGCTTCCTCGACGGCGACATCGAGCTCGAACGACAGGTCAGGGCGCGCGGCTTCGATCAGTACGGGTCGCCAGCCGGCGGGCTGGTCCGGTTCGAGCGAGAACTCGGCGAGCGCGTCTCGACCGGCGACCTCCTCTACGAGGTGACCGACGTGTTCGGTGAGTTGAAAGCCCGGGTGACCGCCGACGACGACGGCGTCTTCTGGCGCACGCGACGGCTCCCGCAGGTCGCCGCCGGCGAGTACGTCTGTTCGGTCGGCACCAACGTCGACAAATACTGA
- a CDS encoding caspase family protein, translated as MSIDIDPLSDAAGLTVTDHIENTQFEVYTDRPVEPAASPEDAHYFPVDASVTVETGAIEIPRVAVVETRCGDGTLLTRGDSYAMPAGTYHVGIDPAPTKLYLAFASPFSVSTTERTTRIDLDAPAEVTLGFRSLHQVPAGTIETPTDPESLMDAVSLLGSALQTTSPERSFPTLRGHPPLIEPGEEFRVPDRVEPVDSGIRIVVPPEYRYLYPVVSLAYYFAADVVPGDPPRIEGDGWTHPLEPDFERRTGEVLRQAFHFDCLARTEGFYPVDLHERETTDLDLDWGRLYDLPLAERLGEYLAVPFERVEPELPQWTLTTDVRPDPENVELLPFVAGELSIVRSPETVTPAMASGGDGLGFFRAPRADTASLDRDEFVRSTAGTEPTRGADASADRGAVAADTDFVRPEPVDTVEHAWVGAGVPLDANKATLDAYHRRLEAGAVEQSRISVLVVCNDEQMREEGEVADLYGLRDMVQFDIEVRHDLTREEMRETLQSDVDFLHYIGHVDDRGMQCTDDYLDLTAEDLDVGVSAFLLNACQSYQQGEALVHRGSRGGIVTLSDVANSPATQLGRIIARLMNSGFNLRAALYVAKRELITGHQYIVVGDGGTTICHSRSGIALVLNLGINESNSWDLVAEGYPNGPYGVGTMSNLNLEKDECEHVIPFQIHISDIKMEEIDYFLDLENTPIFFNDDLIWNDEPARLRALQQR; from the coding sequence ATGAGCATCGACATCGACCCGCTGTCCGACGCGGCCGGGCTCACCGTCACGGACCACATCGAGAACACGCAGTTCGAGGTGTACACCGACCGACCGGTCGAGCCGGCCGCGAGCCCCGAGGACGCCCACTACTTCCCGGTCGACGCGAGCGTGACCGTCGAGACCGGGGCCATCGAGATCCCTCGCGTCGCTGTTGTCGAGACCCGCTGCGGCGACGGCACGCTGCTCACCCGCGGCGACTCCTACGCGATGCCCGCGGGGACGTACCACGTCGGGATCGACCCCGCCCCGACGAAGCTGTACCTCGCGTTCGCGTCGCCGTTCTCCGTGTCGACGACGGAGCGGACGACCCGGATCGACCTCGACGCCCCCGCAGAGGTCACGCTCGGGTTCCGGTCGCTCCACCAAGTTCCCGCAGGGACGATCGAGACCCCGACCGACCCCGAGTCGCTGATGGACGCCGTGTCGCTACTCGGCTCCGCTCTCCAGACGACGAGCCCGGAGCGGTCGTTCCCCACCCTTCGCGGGCACCCACCGCTGATCGAGCCGGGCGAGGAGTTCCGCGTCCCCGACCGAGTCGAACCGGTCGACTCCGGCATTCGGATCGTCGTCCCTCCGGAGTACCGCTACCTCTACCCGGTGGTCTCGCTCGCGTACTACTTCGCCGCCGACGTGGTCCCCGGCGATCCTCCCCGGATCGAGGGCGACGGCTGGACGCACCCTTTGGAGCCCGACTTCGAACGGCGGACCGGTGAGGTGCTCCGACAGGCGTTCCACTTTGACTGTCTCGCGCGCACGGAGGGGTTCTACCCGGTCGATCTCCACGAGCGCGAGACCACCGACCTCGACCTCGACTGGGGCCGGTTGTACGACCTCCCGCTGGCGGAGCGACTCGGCGAGTACCTCGCGGTTCCGTTCGAGCGCGTCGAGCCGGAGCTTCCCCAGTGGACATTAACGACCGACGTGCGCCCCGACCCCGAGAACGTGGAGCTGCTCCCGTTCGTCGCCGGCGAGCTGTCGATCGTCCGGTCTCCGGAGACGGTGACCCCCGCGATGGCCAGTGGGGGCGATGGGCTCGGGTTCTTCCGCGCTCCGCGTGCCGACACGGCGTCGCTCGATCGAGACGAGTTCGTTCGGAGTACCGCCGGGACCGAACCTACTCGCGGCGCCGACGCCTCGGCGGACCGCGGCGCGGTGGCGGCCGACACCGACTTCGTGCGACCCGAACCCGTCGACACGGTCGAGCACGCGTGGGTCGGCGCCGGCGTCCCGCTCGACGCCAACAAGGCCACCCTCGACGCGTACCACCGGCGACTGGAGGCCGGCGCGGTCGAGCAGTCGCGAATCTCCGTGCTCGTCGTCTGTAACGACGAGCAGATGCGCGAGGAGGGCGAGGTCGCGGACTTATACGGCCTCCGCGACATGGTCCAGTTCGACATCGAAGTGCGCCACGACCTCACCCGCGAGGAGATGCGCGAGACGCTCCAGTCCGACGTCGACTTCCTCCACTACATCGGCCACGTCGACGACCGCGGAATGCAGTGTACCGACGACTACCTCGATCTCACGGCCGAGGACCTCGACGTCGGCGTCAGCGCCTTCCTGCTCAACGCCTGCCAATCATACCAGCAGGGCGAGGCCTTGGTCCACCGCGGCTCCCGCGGCGGCATCGTCACCCTCTCCGACGTGGCGAACTCGCCGGCGACCCAGCTCGGCCGGATCATCGCTCGCCTGATGAACAGTGGGTTCAACCTTCGTGCCGCGCTTTACGTCGCGAAGCGAGAGCTGATCACCGGCCACCAGTACATCGTCGTCGGCGACGGCGGGACGACGATCTGTCATAGTCGGAGTGGAATCGCACTTGTTCTCAATTTGGGTATAAATGAGTCCAATAGCTGGGATCTGGTCGCTGAGGGCTACCCCAACGGTCCGTATGGCGTCGGAACTATGAGTAACTTAAACCTAGAAAAAGATGAATGTGAGCACGTTATTCCCTTTCAGATACACATATCAGATATAAAAATGGAAGAAATTGACTATTTCCTTGATCTCGAAAATACTCCGATCTTCTTTAATGACGACTTAATTTGGAACGACGAGCCTGCGCGACTCAGGGCCCTGCAACAGAGGTAG
- a CDS encoding DUF7503 family protein, with translation MHESVADYVAEHPKMAGVLFTALLLLTQAAPAAANQATSVAGP, from the coding sequence ATGCACGAAAGTGTTGCAGACTACGTGGCAGAGCACCCCAAGATGGCCGGCGTCCTGTTCACCGCGCTTCTCCTGCTGACGCAGGCGGCGCCCGCGGCGGCGAACCAAGCTACCTCTGTTGCAGGGCCCTGA
- a CDS encoding helix-turn-helix transcriptional regulator translates to MTADDGHDGVQYLAGSPVRVAMLRALRSEPRRPASLTAAVDATRTTIQRILSGFRERDWVVKRGAAYHVTPTGKRVHDAYEELLDEVELADRYGQFAADLERVGADFPPSALDTGELTVAADRNPLAAVDRLTELLREGSGSEIRAVSPVVIQQFNNAAAEALDAGAEVELVIDRDVVEESIAEFGPATDRALHDDGATVYVSPEPIEYGVFRYDDLACVTAYDSRNNPRCVLESTDSGVVDWVDDKFESFVAEAQCLSGVVENT, encoded by the coding sequence ATGACGGCCGACGACGGACACGACGGCGTACAGTACCTCGCCGGATCCCCCGTCCGGGTCGCGATGCTCCGAGCGCTTCGGAGCGAACCGCGGCGTCCGGCGAGTCTCACGGCTGCGGTCGACGCGACGCGGACGACGATCCAGCGCATCCTCTCCGGGTTCCGCGAGCGGGACTGGGTCGTCAAGCGCGGCGCGGCCTACCACGTGACCCCGACCGGGAAACGGGTTCACGACGCGTACGAGGAGTTGCTCGACGAGGTTGAGCTCGCCGATCGGTACGGACAGTTCGCCGCCGACCTCGAACGCGTCGGCGCCGATTTCCCTCCCTCGGCGCTCGACACCGGAGAGTTGACCGTCGCGGCCGACCGGAACCCCCTCGCCGCCGTCGACCGACTCACCGAACTGCTACGCGAGGGGAGCGGCTCGGAAATCCGCGCCGTCTCGCCCGTCGTCATCCAGCAGTTCAACAATGCCGCGGCAGAGGCGCTCGACGCGGGCGCTGAGGTCGAACTCGTTATCGACCGCGACGTGGTCGAGGAATCGATCGCGGAGTTCGGCCCGGCGACCGATCGGGCGCTCCACGACGACGGCGCGACGGTGTACGTCTCCCCCGAACCGATCGAATACGGGGTCTTCCGGTACGACGATCTCGCGTGCGTGACCGCCTACGACAGCAGAAACAACCCCCGATGCGTGCTTGAATCGACGGACTCGGGAGTGGTCGACTGGGTCGACGACAAATTCGAGTCGTTCGTCGCCGAGGCTCAGTGCCTCTCCGGGGTCGTCGAGAACACTTGA
- a CDS encoding inorganic diphosphatase, which yields MVNLWEDLETGPNAPDEIYAVVECLKGERNKYEYDKDIPSVVLDRVLHSNVHYPYDYGFIPQSYYDDEDPFDVMVLVEDQTFPGCVIEARPVALMKMDDDGEQDDKVIAVPTEDPRFDHIEDLSDLPQQTLDEIDEFFSTYKNLEAGKEVETLGWEDKQAARDAIEHAQDLYDEEFQ from the coding sequence ATGGTCAATCTCTGGGAAGATCTCGAGACGGGACCGAACGCGCCAGACGAGATCTACGCGGTCGTAGAGTGTCTCAAAGGTGAGCGGAACAAGTACGAGTACGACAAGGACATCCCGAGCGTCGTCCTCGACCGGGTGCTCCACTCGAACGTCCACTACCCGTACGACTACGGCTTCATCCCGCAGTCGTACTACGACGACGAGGACCCCTTCGACGTGATGGTGCTCGTCGAAGACCAGACGTTCCCCGGCTGCGTGATCGAAGCCCGTCCCGTCGCACTGATGAAGATGGACGACGACGGCGAGCAGGACGACAAGGTGATCGCGGTGCCCACCGAGGACCCGCGGTTCGACCACATCGAGGACCTGTCAGACCTCCCCCAGCAGACGCTCGACGAGATAGACGAGTTCTTCTCGACGTACAAGAACCTCGAGGCAGGCAAGGAGGTCGAGACTCTCGGATGGGAGGACAAGCAGGCCGCGAGGGACGCGATCGAACACGCGCAGGATCTGTACGACGAGGAATTCCAGTAA
- a CDS encoding PadR family transcriptional regulator produces MSEAQSVTDESTTQTASDLTAFQQNILAILSEEAMYGLAIKRELESYYDSEVNHGRLYPNLDDLVEDGLVEKSELDKRTNQYELTEAGHDAVLGQLEWVLDRFVTDETRADEVRALLTE; encoded by the coding sequence ATGTCAGAGGCACAATCAGTCACTGATGAATCAACGACGCAGACGGCGTCAGACCTGACTGCGTTCCAACAGAATATCCTCGCGATCCTCTCGGAAGAAGCCATGTACGGGCTCGCGATCAAACGCGAGCTGGAGTCGTACTACGACTCCGAGGTGAACCACGGGCGGCTCTACCCGAACCTCGACGACCTCGTCGAGGACGGGCTCGTCGAGAAGAGCGAGCTCGACAAGCGGACGAATCAGTACGAGCTCACCGAGGCGGGCCACGACGCCGTCCTCGGCCAGCTGGAGTGGGTTCTCGACCGGTTCGTCACCGACGAAACCCGCGCTGACGAGGTCCGCGCGCTCCTCACCGAGTAA
- a CDS encoding DUF7108 domain-containing protein: protein MTRTNDDEPPEWAKEQAREMMAAEEPSDDEETEKGDGGETEEGDGERDADADDDRVPDVPADTVDEAERLTRLARRTEDEAAAAFYRERRDELVTDHDYVPRLREEDDTLVLYPDEWMDDGTVQLDRIETTDRAVEVSLSGPGDAGRYREIAAYNDAVADAVADAHDAVHADTARSFAAFMSNHYVRAVDDATADMRAEFREEYFPRNGWPTDEQLAVVDESLDAIESVAADVDGPEES from the coding sequence ATGACGCGAACTAACGACGACGAGCCACCGGAGTGGGCGAAAGAGCAGGCCCGCGAAATGATGGCGGCGGAGGAACCGAGCGACGACGAAGAGACGGAGAAAGGCGACGGTGGGGAGACGGAGGAGGGTGACGGCGAACGCGATGCCGACGCGGACGACGACCGCGTCCCGGACGTACCGGCCGATACCGTCGACGAGGCGGAGCGGCTCACCCGGCTCGCCCGACGGACCGAGGACGAGGCGGCCGCCGCGTTCTACCGCGAGCGGCGCGACGAACTAGTCACCGATCACGACTACGTCCCGCGGCTCCGCGAGGAGGACGACACGCTCGTGTTGTACCCCGACGAGTGGATGGACGACGGGACGGTCCAGCTCGACCGGATCGAGACCACCGACCGGGCCGTCGAGGTGTCGCTGTCGGGACCGGGCGACGCCGGCAGATACCGCGAGATCGCCGCGTACAACGACGCGGTCGCCGACGCGGTCGCCGACGCGCACGACGCGGTCCACGCCGACACCGCCCGGAGTTTCGCGGCGTTCATGAGTAACCACTACGTGCGCGCGGTCGACGACGCGACCGCCGACATGCGCGCGGAGTTCCGTGAGGAGTACTTCCCGCGGAACGGCTGGCCGACCGACGAGCAGCTAGCGGTCGTCGACGAGTCGCTAGACGCGATCGAGTCGGTCGCGGCGGACGTGGACGGTCCCGAGGAATCGTAG
- the rnhA gene encoding ribonuclease HI, with amino-acid sequence MPTIDCDPATARAHLEDAGVRIDDGNTAHERWRAEREGAVAVAYDDKVVVQGSDPTRLTALLSEGGGRAHVYFDGASRGNPGPGAVGWCLVTADGIVAEGGERIGRVTNNQAEYAALIRALEAADEYDFDEIDVRGDSQLIVKQVRGEWNANDPELRERRVRVRELLERFDRWSIGHVPREINERADDLANEALDDAN; translated from the coding sequence ATGCCGACGATCGACTGCGATCCGGCGACCGCGCGGGCCCATCTGGAGGACGCCGGCGTCCGGATCGACGACGGAAATACCGCCCACGAGCGGTGGCGCGCCGAGCGCGAAGGCGCCGTCGCTGTCGCGTACGACGACAAGGTTGTCGTGCAGGGAAGCGACCCGACCCGCCTGACAGCCCTGTTAAGCGAGGGTGGCGGGCGCGCGCACGTCTACTTCGACGGCGCCTCGCGCGGGAACCCCGGTCCGGGCGCGGTCGGGTGGTGTCTGGTCACCGCGGACGGAATCGTGGCCGAGGGCGGCGAGCGGATCGGCCGCGTCACCAACAATCAGGCCGAGTACGCCGCGCTGATCCGGGCGCTTGAGGCCGCCGACGAGTATGACTTCGACGAGATCGACGTTCGCGGCGACTCCCAGCTGATCGTCAAGCAGGTGCGCGGAGAATGGAACGCCAACGACCCCGAACTCCGCGAGCGGCGGGTCCGCGTCCGAGAGCTGTTAGAGCGGTTCGACCGATGGTCTATCGGCCACGTTCCGCGAGAGATAAACGAACGCGCCGACGATCTGGCGAACGAGGCACTCGATGACGCGAACTAA